The nucleotide sequence GATGAATTTTAGCTAATAATTTTTCAGGTTCATAGTTAGTGGCAACGTTAATGGCAACGTTAATAAAGTTTTTTTGTTCAACATTGCCAACTGGACTAGTTTCGTAAAAGTTTGACGTGTTTACCAACATATTCTGTGGATCACTACTTATGGCAGTGATTGCTCGGTTAATGTTAAATTCTCGATTACCAATGTTGCTGCCTAGGCTGAGTATTACGTTAGTTTGCATTATTCTGTTACCTCAATTTCTACATTATCGAAAACTCCATCAACCGGTAAGTTGATTTTTCTGATCCTAACGGTCAATCGGGTGATTCTGTTATCAATTTGTTTAATCTTGGAGATGATTTTATCTGCGAGCGTCTCAAGTAATTTATCATTACTCTTATCAATAATTCGCTTAATAGTTGGATAAAAGTCAGCATAGCTTACCGTACTATTGAGATCGTCGTTTTCTGGTTTTGCATTAATCTCGGCTATCAAATCAATTTGCAACGGTTGGCCAACAACCCTTTCCTCAGGGAGAACCCCAATATGACTGTGGAATTGCATATTATTAACGGTAATTTTATACATAAATATTCTCCTAATCGTCCAAAATGAGTTTATGCCAAAAAACGGCCCTAACCGCTTGTGGTCTGTGCCGTTGTTAGATTAACTTTTCTTTTAACTTGTTAAACTGTGGTGAGTTTAACAAGAAGTAAATGATGATAATTTGAATTGGTGTTGTAACGACCTCTTTAAGGATACGGGTCATTAAAAATGTCACGTAAGGTGTCTGATACATTAATGATATCCATAGCGTGTTTAACACTAAATTAACAACTA is from Lentilactobacillus curieae and encodes:
- the folB gene encoding dihydroneopterin aldolase; the protein is MYKITVNNMQFHSHIGVLPEERVVGQPLQIDLIAEINAKPENDDLNSTVSYADFYPTIKRIIDKSNDKLLETLADKIISKIKQIDNRITRLTVRIRKINLPVDGVFDNVEIEVTE